Within bacterium, the genomic segment GCGCGGCGGGCATCGGCGTGCCGATCATCCCCGGGCTGAAGGTGGTCGGCCGCAAGGGCCTGCTCACGAACATCCCCCGCCACTTCCACGTCGACCTGCCCGACGCGCTCATCGACGCCGTGCAGCACGCGCGCGGCGCCGAGGAGGCCGCCGAGGCCGGCGTCGCCCACGCCCTGGCGCAGGCGCGCGGGCTGCTCGAGGGGGGGGCGC encodes:
- a CDS encoding methylenetetrahydrofolate reductase; translation: AAGIGVPIIPGLKVVGRKGLLTNIPRHFHVDLPDALIDAVQHARGAEEAAEAGVAHALAQARGLLEGGAPGLHFFVYNDAPLAGRVLGRLGI